A single candidate division KSB1 bacterium DNA region contains:
- the rpiB gene encoding ribose 5-phosphate isomerase B, protein MVAQTWIDKGKPIGLACDHAGYELKEKLREHLLAAGFQVKDFGAHSTERTDYPDFGSQCARAVARGECAAGILVCATGIGMSIVANKIRGIRAALCDSVTTARLSRQHNDANVLALGGKLLGELLAFEIVDTWLSTPFEGGRHARRVQKIAELDRTEP, encoded by the coding sequence ATGGTGGCGCAGACCTGGATCGACAAAGGGAAGCCGATTGGGCTGGCGTGCGACCACGCGGGCTACGAGCTGAAGGAGAAGCTTCGGGAGCACCTGCTCGCGGCGGGCTTTCAGGTAAAGGACTTCGGGGCGCACAGTACGGAACGGACCGACTACCCGGACTTCGGTTCCCAGTGTGCGCGCGCCGTGGCGCGGGGGGAATGTGCAGCAGGGATCCTCGTGTGCGCCACGGGGATCGGCATGTCCATCGTGGCCAATAAGATCCGGGGGATTCGCGCGGCCCTGTGCGATTCGGTGACGACCGCACGCCTCTCCCGGCAGCACAACGACGCCAACGTGCTGGCTCTTGGCGGCAAGCTCCTCGGCGAGCTCCTGGCCTTCGAGATCGTGGACACGTGGTTGTCGACTCCGTTCGAGGGGGGAAGGCACGCCCGCCGGGTCCAAAAGATCGCTGAGCTGGACCGTACGGAACCCTAA
- a CDS encoding tetratricopeptide repeat protein — MSGRRGKVLSGWMPEIALAILLAIGLAEYGCAPTAQQQSVVTPEQEKARLDSLRRVWEFERNKAWSTAYENYKNKLYDRSIKPFWDVIGLDTTRVFKDLPFRYLADCYFRLGMLDSAEVVYRLGLQVFPTSQPLHRNLGYLYMGREQIPEAIEHYEKAVTVDSGTVDDYRILGNLYVRNNQLHEAIRAYEKVLELDPSDETTRKALAQLYKSTGRTDEALNAMERALEADPQNARLLYDLGKAYYDRQDFEKALEKFLRLHQLNPDDVEAMMYVGDCYSELQQYPKAIQYFERVLQKDARNTRALCEIALAYKELGQFAKARTYANRALQIDPNFGMAYVARGEIYQAAADQCSSGRDIKFDDKLVYKLAYDEFQKAKQDPAWSDYAQRMINYLQQLIPTKEDYFFHPNEKEARLDCYSWIYR; from the coding sequence GTGTCAGGGCGAAGAGGCAAGGTCTTGTCCGGTTGGATGCCGGAAATCGCATTGGCGATTCTGCTCGCGATTGGGCTGGCGGAGTACGGTTGCGCTCCTACGGCGCAGCAGCAAAGCGTGGTCACACCCGAGCAGGAGAAGGCGCGCCTGGATTCGCTGCGCCGGGTATGGGAGTTCGAACGAAACAAGGCCTGGAGCACGGCCTACGAGAACTACAAGAACAAACTCTACGACCGCAGTATCAAACCCTTTTGGGATGTAATCGGTTTGGACACCACGCGCGTGTTCAAGGACCTGCCCTTCCGGTATCTCGCGGACTGTTACTTTCGGCTAGGAATGCTGGACAGCGCTGAGGTGGTGTACCGCCTTGGGCTTCAGGTGTTTCCCACCAGCCAGCCGCTTCACCGCAATCTGGGTTATCTCTACATGGGGCGGGAACAGATTCCCGAGGCGATCGAACACTACGAGAAGGCGGTGACGGTCGACTCGGGCACTGTGGATGACTACCGGATCCTCGGTAACCTGTACGTTCGGAACAATCAGCTGCACGAGGCGATCCGGGCCTATGAAAAGGTTCTGGAGTTGGACCCCAGCGACGAGACAACCCGCAAGGCCTTGGCCCAGCTGTACAAGTCCACGGGGCGCACGGATGAAGCGCTGAACGCCATGGAACGGGCACTGGAGGCTGATCCGCAGAACGCGCGCCTCCTCTACGATCTGGGCAAGGCGTACTACGACCGACAGGACTTCGAGAAGGCCCTCGAGAAATTCCTTCGCCTCCACCAGCTCAATCCGGACGACGTCGAGGCGATGATGTACGTCGGGGACTGCTACAGCGAGCTTCAGCAGTACCCGAAGGCCATCCAGTACTTCGAGCGCGTGCTGCAGAAGGACGCCCGGAACACCCGAGCCCTTTGCGAGATCGCCCTCGCCTACAAGGAGCTGGGGCAGTTTGCGAAGGCGCGAACGTACGCGAACCGGGCCCTGCAGATCGATCCGAATTTCGGGATGGCCTACGTGGCCAGGGGAGAAATCTATCAGGCTGCGGCCGACCAGTGCTCCTCCGGCCGGGACATCAAGTTCGACGACAAGCTGGTCTACAAACTTGCCTACGACGAATTCCAGAAAGCCAAACAGGACCCAGCGTGGTCCGACTACGCGCAGAGGATGATCAACTATCTACAACAGCTGATCCCCACCAAGGAAGACTATTTCTTCCATCCGAACGAGAAGGAGGCTCGGCTGGACTGCTACTCCTGGATCTACCGGTAA
- a CDS encoding DNRLRE domain-containing protein, whose protein sequence is MKRHPVARVLPTVPILAALLTVHACQRSKDLPLEAGFGGESVVGSLHEIVLSPTEIRQIRPSINFGLGYYLFVGRYQGLETRTFMLFDALPESAYVHRAELRFRMPARYGSGEVRVRAYAVVGEWKEKEVTWENAPQVDFSRVLGDTVWSTRDSLAVVMRLDTAAVTDWTWNASANRGFVLQAEGGEEVLFRLYAIDVANLNVAPTLWLKYTKGGKLDSAETYPSADVFVAHRDDLPTEVAYTLTGQDVDRILLKFDLSRVPRGASINRAQLEWSVVPEQTRFEDPTLSIGVHRVTEWPWEGEYVSFDSSGYRAFATLTPSDRLFQLTAQDQIQWFSQVVQLMVAGYLPDYGFLLRIASEDAAVGRVAFVPSGSESASGPRLIITYTVPPGTTP, encoded by the coding sequence ATGAAGAGACATCCAGTAGCGCGGGTTCTTCCAACGGTACCTATTCTTGCGGCGCTCTTGACGGTGCACGCCTGCCAGAGATCCAAGGATCTGCCCCTGGAGGCCGGTTTCGGCGGCGAAAGCGTGGTCGGCAGCCTTCACGAGATCGTTCTTTCTCCCACCGAAATTCGTCAGATCCGGCCGTCGATCAATTTCGGGCTCGGGTACTACCTATTTGTCGGACGCTACCAGGGACTCGAAACGCGCACCTTTATGCTGTTCGATGCCCTGCCCGAGTCGGCTTACGTTCACCGAGCTGAGCTGCGGTTTCGAATGCCTGCTCGATACGGCTCCGGCGAGGTCCGCGTACGAGCCTACGCGGTCGTCGGGGAGTGGAAGGAGAAAGAAGTGACGTGGGAAAACGCCCCGCAGGTGGATTTCTCTCGAGTGCTGGGCGACACGGTCTGGAGCACGCGCGATTCGCTGGCCGTGGTAATGCGTCTCGATACGGCCGCCGTCACGGATTGGACCTGGAACGCCTCGGCCAATAGGGGATTCGTGTTGCAGGCGGAAGGCGGAGAAGAGGTGCTGTTCCGGCTCTACGCCATTGACGTGGCCAACCTGAACGTAGCGCCGACCCTGTGGCTTAAATACACGAAGGGCGGCAAGCTGGACTCGGCGGAGACCTATCCCAGTGCCGACGTCTTCGTGGCCCACCGAGACGATCTGCCAACCGAAGTGGCCTACACCCTGACGGGCCAGGACGTGGATCGAATCCTCCTCAAGTTCGACCTTTCGCGGGTACCGCGGGGCGCGTCCATCAATCGGGCGCAACTGGAGTGGAGTGTCGTGCCGGAACAAACGCGCTTCGAAGACCCAACCCTCTCCATTGGGGTGCATCGGGTGACGGAGTGGCCCTGGGAGGGCGAGTACGTGTCGTTCGATTCCTCCGGTTACCGGGCCTTTGCCACCCTCACCCCCTCCGATCGCCTGTTCCAACTGACCGCTCAGGATCAGATCCAGTGGTTCAGCCAGGTTGTCCAGCTTATGGTCGCGGGTTACCTGCCGGACTACGGTTTTCTCCTCCGCATCGCCAGTGAAGATGCAGCTGTTGGCCGGGTGGCGTTTGTCCCGTCAGGGTCGGAATCGGCCTCGGGCCCGCGGCTCATCATCACCTACACCGTGCCGCCAGGTACGACTCCGTGA